A section of the Solitalea canadensis DSM 3403 genome encodes:
- the ilvE gene encoding branched-chain-amino-acid transaminase — protein sequence MQFNENSVVFYNGKYVKAKDVRFSPYSQSFHYGNSAFEGIRAYETDDGTRIFKPIEHFKRLLYSCDKLHIKLNYTVEELTDISYELIRQNHLKNAYLRPLVFAGDNLSLTPSNSHNIFIGALSWAVYYGDKQTRLMTSSYSRISPSSFHVDTKVTGQYVNAILATREAKSKGFDEALLLDQNGFVSQCAASNFFFERDNVIYTPEVGNIFPGITRSTVIEIAKYLGYDVVEGKIRPEDLIDIDGAFSTGTAAEVAGIESIDGKGFRKKWEDTIGYEISVKYRKRVTLKEYKGYII from the coding sequence ATGCAGTTTAACGAAAACTCCGTGGTTTTTTACAATGGGAAGTATGTAAAAGCCAAAGATGTGAGATTCAGTCCTTACAGTCAGTCGTTTCATTATGGCAACAGTGCATTCGAAGGGATTCGTGCTTATGAAACGGATGACGGAACGCGAATTTTTAAGCCTATTGAACATTTTAAGCGATTGCTTTATTCATGCGATAAGTTACATATTAAGCTCAATTATACTGTTGAAGAACTAACAGACATTTCATACGAATTGATTCGTCAGAATCACTTAAAAAATGCTTATCTGCGTCCATTGGTTTTTGCTGGTGATAATCTTTCATTGACACCAAGTAACAGTCATAATATTTTCATAGGGGCATTGAGTTGGGCGGTGTATTATGGAGATAAACAAACTCGTTTAATGACTTCGTCTTATAGCCGTATAAGCCCTTCGTCATTCCATGTTGATACCAAAGTAACCGGGCAATATGTGAATGCAATTTTGGCTACGCGAGAGGCTAAATCAAAAGGTTTTGATGAAGCATTACTATTAGACCAAAATGGTTTTGTTTCTCAATGTGCTGCTTCAAACTTTTTCTTCGAAAGAGATAATGTAATCTACACTCCTGAAGTAGGCAATATATTTCCGGGAATAACCCGATCTACGGTCATCGAAATAGCTAAATACTTAGGGTATGATGTGGTAGAAGGAAAAATAAGACCAGAAGACCTAATTGATATTGATGGAGCATTCTCAACCGGAACGGCCGCCGAAGTAGCAGGTATTGAAAGTATTGACGGTAAAGGCTTTCGTAAAAAGTGGGAAGATACCATTGGTTATGAAATCAGTGTAAAGTACAGGAAACGAGTTACTTTAAAAGAATACAAAGGTTATATCATATAA
- the ilvA gene encoding threonine ammonia-lyase IlvA, whose translation MQTTTSNVTEQISLAAERLNGVALKTPLQYISRLSEKYDCKMYFKREDMQPVRSYKIRGAYNNIIGLSDEQRSRGVVCASAGNHAQGVAFSSSKLKIKSHIFMPQVTPRQKIEKVRSFGGEWVNVVLTGTTYDEAYAASKRFAEQNNLAFIHPFDDWNTIYGQATVAKEIDDELQDFDVLVVPVGGGGLASGASLFFKEINPNVKVIGIDPEGAPKMIAALKEGKPVRLESIDTFIDGAAVKQIGDLTFRLASENIDEFLTVHEGKVCTTMIELYQNEGIITEPAGALSVAALDKLAPQLKGKKVVCVISGGNNDIARYPEVIERSLIYEGLKHYFIVEFAQKPGELRNFLNDALGPNDDIVHFQYLKKTNKEFGPALVGIELASKADLEPLLFRFRQNHINYINVNDHEMLRKYLV comes from the coding sequence ATGCAAACAACAACTTCTAACGTAACTGAACAAATAAGCTTAGCCGCTGAGAGATTAAATGGTGTAGCCCTGAAAACGCCACTGCAATACATTTCCCGCTTGTCGGAGAAATATGATTGTAAAATGTATTTCAAAAGGGAGGACATGCAACCTGTACGTTCGTACAAAATTAGAGGTGCGTACAATAATATTATCGGTCTAAGTGATGAGCAGCGCAGTAGAGGTGTTGTGTGTGCAAGTGCAGGAAATCATGCTCAAGGGGTAGCTTTTAGTAGCAGTAAGCTGAAAATTAAGTCGCACATCTTTATGCCTCAGGTAACGCCGAGACAAAAGATTGAAAAAGTGAGAAGTTTTGGAGGTGAATGGGTAAATGTGGTGTTAACCGGAACGACCTACGATGAGGCTTATGCTGCTTCTAAAAGATTTGCAGAGCAAAATAATCTAGCATTTATCCATCCTTTTGATGATTGGAACACCATTTATGGACAGGCAACAGTAGCAAAAGAAATTGACGATGAATTACAGGATTTTGATGTGTTAGTAGTGCCTGTAGGTGGAGGAGGATTAGCGTCAGGAGCCTCTTTGTTTTTCAAAGAAATTAATCCCAATGTAAAAGTTATTGGTATTGACCCTGAAGGAGCACCAAAAATGATTGCAGCGCTGAAAGAAGGTAAGCCAGTACGTTTAGAGTCTATCGATACATTTATTGATGGTGCTGCAGTTAAGCAAATTGGTGATCTTACTTTCCGTTTGGCATCGGAAAATATTGATGAATTTTTAACGGTTCATGAAGGTAAGGTTTGTACTACTATGATCGAACTTTATCAAAATGAGGGAATTATAACCGAACCGGCAGGAGCACTTTCTGTTGCTGCATTAGACAAACTAGCACCTCAATTAAAGGGGAAAAAGGTGGTTTGTGTAATTAGTGGTGGTAATAATGATATTGCTCGCTACCCGGAGGTAATTGAGCGTAGTTTGATTTACGAAGGCCTAAAGCATTACTTTATCGTTGAATTTGCACAGAAGCCGGGTGAACTTCGTAATTTCTTAAATGATGCGTTGGGGCCAAACGACGACATTGTGCATTTTCAATATCTGAAGAAAACAAATAAGGAGTTTGGACCGGCTCTGGTAGGGATTGAGTTAGCATCCAAAGCTGATTTGGAACCGTTGTTGTTTCGCTTCAGGCAAAATCATATCAATTACATCAATGTAAATGATCATGAAATGCTTAGAAAATATCTCGTATAG
- a CDS encoding putative LPS assembly protein LptD: MKLSGKHFLKAFFVFLFLLSLRPSMMAEVANNRNFTSFLPISSLLKDTIIKPQRNKIDTIAKDTLKVNLNKKSSGALQSKVQYSAKDSILADIAGKFLYLYKDAEVIYEGVTLKADFIRIDQNTMTVYAKGVNDTSGFYAGRPFLSGEGSDVIADSLAYNFKSKKAKVWSGVSKEGEGFIRGGQMKLNENKEGFLKGGIYTTCNDPNHVHFGIKISKAKVMENRVVTGPAYMFIEDIPTPLVLPFGFFPKTSKRANGIVFPSVGEDAQKGFFLRDLGYYVGLTDNMDMTLRGSIFTNGSYDLGVSSRYIVRYKYSGNFSLNYSNQRFGEEGTAGFSNTKDFRILWSHSQSRQGTGENFSASVNAGTSTYYQNTSTYMPLPNRFNNTLSSSISYSKTWQGTPFNLSTALTTNQELNTGSLYIGLPALNFSVSRITPFDSKNRIGPQRWYHKLNFTYNLRFDNQLQTYDSLLFKPGIGDQIKTVIQHQLPISTNFNVLKYINISPSVALTENWYLKSITKSYNAKNDSVETQMHNGFKSYREYGFNVAASTTLYGMAQFKNGGIKAIRHTVRPSVGYSYRPNFSDPSYGYIKSYINTATKDTVQYSIFEGQVNSGPSPNGSVQSALNFSLSNNLEMKVRSKKDSINGEKKISLINDLSFSTSYNFAADEFKLSPITMSGFTNLFQKVNLNFGATFDPYAIVISTDSLGIKEATRINSFSISEGGPLVRMTNAYVSLSANFNSESKRKTPITNQQRRDLYMIDPNPNDFIDFNIPWNLGLDYSLNYSNNGLTKSTSQTVNVRGDFSLTPKWKINGTTGYDITNGVLSPTSLGIIRDLHCWDLSVYWIPFGGYKSYSIDLRVKSSILQDLKLSKRRPYYYDDSY; this comes from the coding sequence TTGAAATTATCAGGTAAGCATTTTTTAAAAGCTTTTTTTGTTTTCCTGTTCTTGTTGTCTCTTCGACCGTCAATGATGGCGGAAGTTGCTAACAACAGGAATTTTACTTCATTTCTACCTATTTCAAGTTTATTAAAAGATACCATTATAAAACCTCAGCGCAATAAGATTGATACAATTGCTAAGGATACGTTAAAGGTAAACCTTAATAAAAAAAGTAGCGGTGCTTTGCAATCGAAAGTCCAATATAGTGCCAAAGACTCTATTCTCGCTGATATTGCAGGTAAGTTTTTGTACCTGTACAAAGATGCAGAAGTAATTTATGAAGGAGTTACGCTTAAAGCCGATTTTATCCGTATCGATCAGAATACGATGACGGTGTATGCGAAAGGAGTAAACGATACTAGTGGTTTTTATGCGGGACGACCATTTTTAAGCGGAGAAGGCAGTGATGTGATTGCAGACAGTTTAGCTTATAACTTTAAATCAAAGAAGGCAAAAGTTTGGTCGGGCGTGAGCAAAGAAGGAGAAGGATTTATTCGCGGCGGACAAATGAAGCTGAATGAGAATAAAGAAGGTTTCCTTAAAGGTGGTATTTATACTACATGTAATGACCCTAATCATGTACACTTTGGTATTAAAATTTCTAAAGCCAAGGTGATGGAAAACAGAGTGGTTACCGGCCCTGCTTATATGTTCATTGAAGATATTCCTACGCCTTTAGTATTACCATTCGGATTTTTTCCAAAAACATCAAAACGAGCTAACGGAATTGTATTTCCTTCAGTTGGAGAGGATGCCCAAAAAGGCTTCTTTTTACGTGATTTGGGTTATTATGTCGGGTTAACCGATAATATGGATATGACCCTGAGAGGGAGTATTTTTACAAACGGAAGTTATGATTTGGGTGTAAGTTCACGTTACATTGTTCGATATAAGTATTCGGGTAATTTTAGCCTTAACTACTCTAACCAACGTTTTGGTGAAGAGGGTACAGCAGGGTTTTCCAATACAAAAGATTTCCGGATATTATGGTCACATTCGCAAAGCAGACAAGGAACCGGAGAAAACTTTTCAGCTTCTGTAAATGCTGGTACTTCTACTTATTATCAGAATACGAGTACCTATATGCCGCTTCCTAACCGTTTTAATAACACGTTATCTTCTTCTATTAGTTATTCAAAAACGTGGCAAGGAACTCCGTTTAACTTATCAACCGCTTTAACCACTAACCAGGAGTTAAATACAGGTTCATTGTACATCGGTTTACCCGCTTTAAACTTTAGCGTTTCCCGTATTACACCTTTTGATTCAAAAAATCGAATCGGGCCTCAGCGTTGGTATCATAAACTTAACTTTACTTATAACTTACGCTTCGATAACCAGTTGCAAACCTATGACAGTTTATTGTTTAAACCAGGTATAGGTGATCAAATTAAAACAGTTATTCAACACCAGTTGCCAATTTCAACCAACTTCAATGTGTTGAAATACATCAATATTAGTCCAAGTGTTGCATTGACAGAAAACTGGTATTTAAAGAGCATTACAAAAAGCTACAACGCTAAAAATGACTCAGTTGAAACACAAATGCATAATGGTTTCAAATCTTACAGGGAATATGGCTTTAATGTGGCAGCATCTACCACTTTATATGGTATGGCGCAATTCAAAAATGGTGGTATAAAAGCTATTCGTCATACAGTACGGCCTTCAGTAGGATATTCATATAGGCCTAATTTCTCAGACCCAAGTTATGGCTATATTAAAAGCTATATAAATACTGCTACTAAAGATACAGTTCAATATTCAATCTTTGAGGGACAGGTTAATTCTGGACCGAGTCCTAATGGTAGCGTACAAAGTGCCCTTAACTTCAGCTTGAGCAACAACCTTGAAATGAAGGTGCGCTCTAAGAAGGATAGTATTAATGGTGAGAAGAAAATATCATTAATCAATGATCTCTCTTTTTCAACCAGCTATAATTTTGCAGCTGATGAATTTAAACTTAGCCCAATTACTATGAGCGGATTTACCAATTTATTTCAAAAGGTAAATCTGAATTTTGGAGCAACGTTTGATCCTTATGCAATTGTTATATCAACAGATAGCCTAGGAATAAAAGAGGCAACACGTATAAATAGCTTCTCTATTTCCGAAGGAGGACCTTTGGTTCGCATGACAAATGCATACGTGTCGTTAAGTGCAAACTTTAATTCTGAATCAAAACGAAAAACCCCTATAACAAATCAGCAACGGAGAGATCTGTACATGATCGACCCGAATCCGAATGATTTCATCGACTTTAATATTCCATGGAATTTAGGATTAGATTACTCCCTTAATTATTCAAATAACGGATTAACTAAATCTACGTCGCAAACTGTTAACGTGCGTGGAGACTTTAGTTTGACACCTAAATGGAAGATTAATGGAACAACAGGTTATGATATTACTAACGGAGTGCTTTCTCCAACCAGTTTGGGTATCATAAGAGATTTACACTGTTGGGACCTTTCTGTGTATTGGATTCCGTTTGGAGGATATAAGAGTTATAGCATCGATTTAAGGGTAAAATCGTCGATTTTACAGGATTTGAAGCTAAGTAAACGTCGTCCTTATTATTACGATGATAGCTATTAA
- a CDS encoding N-acetylmuramoyl-L-alanine amidase family protein → MRILFNILALSFLFISLSSFNLQPENKGFSGTKKYKYKLKTIVIDPGHGGKDNGANRAWATEKHIVLAIGLKLGNMIEDAFPDVKVVFTRKTDSFVDLDERANIANRNKADLFISIHCNSNNSGSPYGTETYAFGTDSRTSQEKMDVAKRENSVIMLEDNYEKRYDGFDPNSPEAYIIFSLYQNKNLTQSLNIASKIETEFGDTDNRYSRGVKQERFLVLRYTNMPAVLVETGFVSNREEGKYLASSEGQSEVAASIFRAFKSYKKDLEAAN, encoded by the coding sequence GTGCGAATACTTTTTAACATTTTGGCCCTGTCCTTTTTATTCATTAGTCTATCATCATTTAACTTACAACCTGAAAATAAGGGGTTTAGTGGTACAAAAAAATATAAATACAAATTAAAAACCATTGTAATAGATCCGGGACACGGCGGCAAAGATAACGGCGCTAACCGAGCCTGGGCCACCGAAAAACATATTGTCTTAGCAATTGGACTAAAATTAGGCAACATGATAGAAGATGCTTTTCCGGATGTAAAGGTTGTCTTCACCCGAAAAACGGATTCATTTGTTGACCTTGATGAGCGAGCTAATATAGCCAATCGAAATAAAGCAGACCTTTTTATCTCCATACACTGCAACTCAAACAATAGTGGTTCACCTTACGGAACGGAAACTTACGCTTTCGGTACAGATTCAAGAACATCGCAAGAAAAAATGGATGTAGCCAAACGTGAGAACTCAGTAATTATGCTGGAAGATAATTATGAGAAGCGTTACGACGGTTTTGACCCTAACTCTCCCGAAGCCTATATCATTTTCTCTTTATATCAAAACAAAAACTTAACGCAAAGCTTAAATATTGCCTCTAAAATTGAAACGGAATTTGGTGATACAGATAATCGTTACAGCAGAGGTGTAAAACAAGAACGTTTTCTGGTGTTAAGGTATACTAACATGCCGGCAGTTTTAGTTGAAACAGGATTTGTGTCTAACCGTGAAGAAGGAAAGTATCTTGCTAGTTCTGAAGGACAAAGTGAAGTTGCGGCGTCTATTTTCCGCGCTTTTAAGTCTTATAAAAAGGATTTAGAGGCAGCCAATTAA
- a CDS encoding MlaD family protein: MKIANETKIGILTALAITCLILGYNYLKGNDVFSNTRKFYAIYDRVDGLTISRPVLVNGFQIGRVARLDLQEDHKIRARFDIASDIELPKNTIAEIQSPDLLSGKAVVFKLGNSTEIAPEGFQFTAGIESSLMESLSPIKDKATITLVKIDSVLTAVNNILNPEFQKSIQNSFKSIEVTMKHMEGTTAKLTTSADRLNSIMSNVESITQNLKNNNEKINNVLNNIDKITDQVAKGNIQETLLNASKSMAEVNAIMAKIKKGEGSIGMLLNDNRLYENLNKTAADLDKLMVDFRVNPKRYVHFSLFGKKAKVYTEPDSTKK; the protein is encoded by the coding sequence ATGAAGATCGCGAACGAAACCAAAATTGGAATACTTACCGCTCTGGCAATTACATGCCTTATACTTGGTTATAATTATTTAAAAGGGAATGACGTTTTTTCTAATACACGTAAATTCTATGCAATTTACGACCGTGTTGACGGATTAACTATTTCTCGTCCTGTTTTAGTAAACGGCTTCCAGATCGGACGTGTTGCTCGCCTTGATTTACAGGAAGATCATAAAATCAGAGCACGTTTTGATATTGCATCTGATATTGAGTTACCTAAAAATACAATTGCTGAAATTCAAAGCCCTGATTTACTGAGTGGAAAAGCTGTTGTTTTTAAACTTGGAAATTCAACAGAAATCGCTCCTGAAGGGTTTCAGTTCACTGCCGGTATTGAAAGCTCACTAATGGAATCGCTAAGTCCGATCAAGGATAAAGCGACCATCACACTTGTGAAAATCGATTCTGTTTTAACAGCGGTGAATAACATTTTGAATCCTGAGTTTCAGAAAAGTATTCAAAATAGCTTTAAAAGCATTGAGGTTACCATGAAACACATGGAAGGAACCACAGCTAAATTAACCACAAGTGCAGATCGCCTTAATTCTATAATGTCGAACGTTGAGTCGATCACCCAAAACCTGAAAAACAATAACGAGAAAATCAATAATGTATTAAACAATATTGATAAAATCACTGATCAGGTGGCGAAAGGTAATATTCAGGAAACACTATTAAATGCCAGCAAATCTATGGCTGAGGTAAATGCAATTATGGCCAAAATTAAGAAAGGTGAAGGTTCTATTGGAATGTTGTTAAACGACAATCGTTTGTACGAAAATTTGAATAAAACTGCAGCTGATCTGGATAAATTAATGGTCGATTTCCGTGTGAATCCAAAACGTTACGTGCATTTCTCATTGTTCGGTAAAAAAGCAAAAGTTTATACAGAGCCCGATTCAACAAAAAAATAA
- the ruvB gene encoding Holliday junction branch migration DNA helicase RuvB, which yields MLNPNLDPNSERLTPTEKEIERVLRPQEFEDFTGQEKILENLRIFVKAAKNRGEALDHVLLHGPPGLGKTTLSHIIANEMGTGIKITSGPVLDKPGDLAGLLTNLSDGDILFIDEIHRLSPLVEEYLYSAMEDYKIDIMLETGPNARSVQISLSPFTLVGATTRSGLLTAPLRARFGINARLEYYDAKLLTSIVMRSADILKTPTTEEGAFEIARRSRGTPRIANALLRRTRDFAQVKGNGNIDTEIARYALNALNVDEHGLDEMDNKILLTIIDKFKGGPVGLKTIATAVGEDEGTIEEVYEPFLIQEGYLMRTSRGREATELAYKHLKKLHHSKGNTLF from the coding sequence ATGCTAAATCCCAATCTTGATCCTAACTCGGAAAGGTTAACACCAACGGAAAAAGAAATTGAACGTGTTTTACGTCCACAGGAGTTTGAAGATTTTACCGGACAGGAAAAAATCCTTGAAAACCTTCGCATTTTCGTTAAAGCAGCCAAAAATCGCGGGGAAGCACTAGATCATGTGTTATTGCATGGCCCTCCGGGATTAGGCAAGACTACGCTTTCACATATTATAGCTAATGAGATGGGTACGGGTATTAAAATTACCTCGGGCCCGGTTTTGGATAAGCCCGGTGATTTAGCTGGCTTACTAACTAATTTATCAGATGGTGATATTCTATTCATTGATGAAATTCACCGTTTAAGTCCGTTGGTGGAAGAATACCTTTATTCAGCAATGGAAGATTACAAGATCGATATTATGTTGGAAACTGGCCCAAATGCCCGTTCCGTACAAATATCATTAAGCCCGTTTACATTGGTGGGGGCCACTACCCGATCAGGTTTATTAACAGCACCACTTCGTGCCCGATTTGGAATCAATGCACGATTAGAATATTACGATGCTAAACTATTAACGAGTATTGTAATGCGTTCAGCCGATATCCTAAAAACCCCAACAACAGAAGAAGGTGCTTTTGAAATTGCCCGCCGTAGTCGTGGAACTCCTCGTATTGCCAATGCCCTACTTCGAAGAACCCGGGATTTTGCCCAGGTGAAAGGAAATGGGAATATTGATACCGAAATTGCACGTTATGCGCTAAATGCGTTAAATGTTGATGAACATGGCTTAGACGAAATGGATAATAAAATCCTTCTAACCATTATCGATAAATTTAAAGGAGGTCCTGTAGGTCTAAAAACAATAGCAACAGCCGTTGGAGAAGATGAAGGAACAATTGAAGAAGTTTATGAGCCTTTCCTGATTCAGGAAGGATACTTAATGCGCACTTCCCGAGGACGAGAAGCTACCGAATTGGCATATAAACATTTGAAGAAATTACACCACTCAAAAGGGAATACTTTATTTTAA
- the lysA gene encoding diaminopimelate decarboxylase: MFSNEQLNKFQSEETPFYYYDLSLLSATLKACTTASDKYGFHVHYALKANVDKRVLATIKSYNIGADCVSGGEVKRALEIGFNKNQIVFAGVGKSDAEINFGLDNDIFCFNVESIQELEVINELAAKKGKTAQVALRINPNVNAYTHKYITTGLEENKFGINQWEFDKVVTSLKSLPNIKCVGLHFHIGSQITDFNVFKSLCVKVNDIVKWFTDRGVAIKVINVGGGLGVDYYEPDSKSIVDFETYFKIFDSFLERTAQQEVHFELGRALVANSGALISKVLFVKNGQVTNFAILDAGMTELMRPALYQAYHKIQNISKSGNSVKSKNYDVVGPICESTDCFGKAVELPETQRGDLIAIRTAGAYGEVMASNYNLRNKVNVVYGE; the protein is encoded by the coding sequence ATGTTTTCAAACGAACAACTAAATAAGTTTCAATCAGAAGAAACGCCATTCTATTATTACGATCTCTCGTTGCTATCGGCCACTTTGAAAGCCTGTACAACTGCCTCTGATAAGTATGGATTTCATGTGCATTATGCGTTAAAGGCGAATGTTGATAAACGCGTTTTAGCAACAATTAAATCCTATAACATTGGTGCGGATTGTGTGAGCGGAGGTGAGGTAAAGCGTGCATTGGAGATTGGTTTTAATAAGAACCAAATTGTGTTTGCAGGTGTAGGTAAATCAGATGCGGAAATCAATTTTGGTTTGGATAATGATATTTTCTGTTTTAATGTTGAATCAATCCAGGAACTCGAGGTAATTAATGAGTTAGCTGCTAAAAAAGGTAAAACTGCACAAGTAGCATTAAGAATTAACCCGAATGTTAATGCTTATACGCATAAATACATTACCACAGGTTTAGAAGAAAATAAATTTGGCATTAATCAGTGGGAGTTTGACAAAGTAGTTACTTCACTAAAATCTCTTCCTAATATCAAATGTGTAGGCTTGCATTTTCATATTGGTTCTCAAATTACTGATTTTAATGTTTTTAAAAGCCTGTGTGTTAAAGTGAATGACATTGTTAAGTGGTTTACTGATCGTGGTGTAGCCATTAAGGTTATTAATGTAGGAGGAGGATTAGGGGTTGATTATTATGAACCAGATTCAAAATCAATTGTCGACTTTGAAACCTATTTCAAAATATTTGATTCCTTCCTTGAGCGCACTGCCCAGCAAGAAGTGCATTTTGAATTGGGGAGAGCATTGGTAGCCAATTCAGGTGCTTTAATTTCGAAAGTGCTGTTTGTCAAAAATGGTCAGGTTACAAACTTTGCCATTTTAGATGCAGGTATGACTGAATTAATGCGTCCTGCTTTGTATCAGGCCTATCATAAGATTCAAAATATTTCGAAATCGGGTAACAGTGTTAAAAGCAAAAATTACGATGTAGTAGGCCCGATTTGTGAGTCTACCGATTGTTTTGGGAAAGCGGTAGAATTACCGGAAACCCAACGAGGAGATTTAATCGCTATTCGTACAGCCGGTGCTTACGGAGAAGTGATGGCTTCGAACTACAATCTTAGAAATAAGGTGAATGTAGTTTACGGAGAGTAG
- a CDS encoding aspartate kinase gives MKVLKFGGTSVGSPERMRRLLDIINPNERQIVVLSAVSGTTNSLVEISEAYKVDKNKAVSLIDNLKSKYIVFIQDLFPQQEFYAKGNEIIETHFATIYSFANEASFTPAHERAILAQGELISTNLYTVYLNQIGIDAVLLPALDFMKIDEESEPIVPFITEKLTPLLEANPTTKLFITQGFICRNPFGEIDNLKRGGSDYTASLIGAGITAEEVQIWTDIDGMHNNDPRIVKNTRPIARLSFEEAAELAYFGAKILHPQSVLPAQKYKIPVRLKNTMDPTAPGTLIDAQRSEGEIKAVAAKDGITAVKIQSSRMLMAYGFLRRVFEIFERYKTPIDVITTSEVAVSVTIDKTDNLKDIIEELADYGAVEVDKDLTIICIVGDFVSSKTGYAARVINSLKEVPMRMISYGGSNNNISIIVDSSFKHSALQDLHEGLFN, from the coding sequence ATGAAAGTATTAAAATTTGGAGGAACATCTGTCGGAAGTCCTGAGCGTATGCGCAGACTTTTAGACATAATTAATCCTAACGAACGTCAGATCGTTGTATTGTCAGCAGTATCAGGAACAACTAACAGCCTGGTAGAAATCAGTGAAGCATATAAGGTTGATAAGAATAAGGCAGTTTCATTGATTGATAATCTGAAGTCGAAGTACATCGTTTTTATACAAGATTTATTTCCGCAGCAAGAATTTTACGCAAAAGGTAATGAAATAATTGAAACTCACTTTGCAACTATTTACTCATTTGCCAATGAGGCTTCATTTACACCTGCACATGAGCGGGCAATATTAGCACAAGGTGAGTTAATTTCTACCAATTTATATACTGTTTATTTAAATCAGATTGGTATTGATGCGGTATTGTTACCGGCATTGGATTTCATGAAAATTGATGAAGAATCGGAGCCCATTGTACCTTTCATTACTGAAAAATTAACGCCATTATTAGAAGCAAATCCAACCACAAAATTATTCATAACCCAAGGCTTCATTTGTCGTAATCCTTTTGGCGAAATTGATAACCTGAAACGTGGAGGTAGTGATTATACGGCATCACTTATCGGTGCCGGGATTACAGCAGAAGAAGTGCAAATTTGGACAGACATTGACGGTATGCACAATAACGATCCTCGCATTGTTAAAAATACGCGTCCAATTGCGCGACTCTCATTTGAAGAAGCAGCAGAGTTAGCTTATTTTGGGGCTAAGATTTTACACCCTCAGAGTGTATTACCTGCTCAGAAATATAAAATCCCAGTTCGTTTAAAAAACACAATGGATCCTACTGCTCCGGGAACATTAATCGATGCACAACGTAGCGAAGGTGAAATTAAAGCTGTTGCAGCAAAAGATGGTATCACAGCTGTTAAGATTCAATCAAGTCGTATGTTGATGGCTTATGGTTTCTTAAGACGAGTTTTTGAAATCTTTGAACGTTATAAAACACCAATTGATGTAATTACTACATCAGAGGTAGCCGTTTCAGTAACTATTGATAAAACAGATAATCTTAAAGATATTATTGAAGAATTGGCCGATTACGGAGCTGTAGAGGTAGATAAAGACCTTACTATTATTTGTATTGTAGGTGATTTTGTTTCTTCTAAAACTGGGTATGCTGCGCGTGTAATCAACTCATTGAAAGAAGTTCCGATGCGTATGATTTCGTATGGTGGTAGCAATAACAATATTTCAATTATTGTTGATTCTAGTTTCAAACACTCAGCATTGCAAGATTTACACGAAGGGCTGTTTAATTAG